A section of the Amycolatopsis sp. AA4 genome encodes:
- a CDS encoding bifunctional 2-polyprenyl-6-hydroxyphenol methylase/3-demethylubiquinol 3-O-methyltransferase UbiG, translated as MTDSFEINRANWDDRAPIHARSAYYEFDKFKADPAHLSQIVRFDQPRLGDVSGLRTVHLQCHIGTDTLSLHRLGARVSGLDLSPASLAEARKLAEATGADIDYHEANVYDAVEVFGENTFDLVYTGIGALCWLPKIAPWAEVVARLLRPGGRLFMREGHPMLWTLDDESERAWPKYDYFEHDEPLVFSDDTTYVDTDEPVRKTTTHSWNHSLGEIVTALLDQDLILTGLTEHDTAAWNALPHEMEEAGGGEWRLRDNPRRIAASYTLQAQRPA; from the coding sequence GTGACCGATTCGTTCGAGATCAACCGCGCCAACTGGGACGACCGCGCGCCGATCCACGCGCGTTCGGCGTACTACGAGTTCGACAAGTTCAAGGCCGATCCGGCGCACCTGAGCCAGATCGTGCGCTTCGACCAGCCGCGCCTCGGCGACGTTTCCGGCCTGCGCACCGTGCACCTGCAATGCCACATCGGCACGGACACCCTGTCGCTGCACCGGCTCGGCGCGCGCGTCTCTGGTCTGGACCTTTCCCCGGCGTCGCTCGCCGAGGCGCGCAAGCTCGCCGAAGCCACCGGCGCGGACATCGACTACCACGAGGCGAACGTCTACGACGCGGTGGAAGTCTTCGGGGAGAACACGTTCGACCTGGTGTACACCGGGATCGGCGCGCTCTGCTGGCTGCCGAAGATCGCGCCGTGGGCGGAAGTCGTCGCGCGGCTGCTGCGGCCGGGCGGACGGCTGTTCATGCGCGAAGGCCATCCGATGCTGTGGACGCTCGACGACGAATCCGAACGCGCGTGGCCGAAGTACGACTACTTCGAGCACGACGAGCCGCTCGTGTTCAGCGACGACACCACGTACGTCGACACGGACGAACCGGTGCGCAAGACGACCACGCACAGCTGGAACCATTCCCTCGGCGAGATCGTCACCGCGCTGCTCGACCAGGACCTGATCCTGACCGGCCTGACCGAACACGACACCGCGGCGTGGAATGCGTTGCCGCACGAGATGGAAGAGGCCGGGGGCGGCGAATGGCGGCTGCGGGACAACCCGCGCCGCATCGCCGCGAGCTACACCCTGCAGGCGCAACGCCCCGCATAG
- a CDS encoding NAD(P)H-dependent glycerol-3-phosphate dehydrogenase, with product MAGFAADVQRVTVLGAGSWGTAFAKVLGDAGRDVTMWARRESVAEEIRERHANEAYLPGTVLPERITATSDAAEALDGAQAVVLGVPSQSLRANLTGWRPLLPPDAILVSLAKGVELGTLKRMSEVIAELADVDPGEIVVVSGPNLAREIAEGQPAAAVLACADHERAKAVQQATSNQYFRPYTNTDVVGCELGGACKNVIALSCGMAAGMGLGANTMATLITRGLAEMARLGAKLGADPLTFAGLAGLGDLVATCSSPLSRNRTFGERLGRGETLAEAQAATGGQVAEGVASCSSIRELAQRHGADMPITDAMYRVCHEGVDPRQAGAELLGRSRKPEWR from the coding sequence ATGGCGGGTTTCGCCGCCGACGTGCAGCGGGTCACCGTGCTCGGCGCGGGTTCGTGGGGCACGGCGTTCGCGAAGGTGCTCGGCGACGCGGGCCGCGACGTGACGATGTGGGCGCGCCGGGAAAGCGTCGCCGAGGAGATCCGGGAACGGCACGCCAACGAGGCGTATCTCCCGGGAACCGTGTTGCCGGAACGGATCACCGCGACGTCCGACGCGGCCGAGGCGCTGGACGGCGCGCAGGCGGTCGTGCTCGGGGTGCCGAGCCAGAGCCTGCGCGCGAACCTCACCGGCTGGCGGCCGCTGCTGCCTCCCGACGCGATCCTGGTCAGCCTGGCCAAGGGCGTGGAACTGGGCACGCTCAAGCGGATGAGCGAGGTGATCGCCGAACTCGCCGACGTCGATCCGGGCGAGATCGTCGTGGTGTCCGGGCCGAACCTGGCCCGCGAGATCGCCGAGGGCCAGCCCGCCGCCGCGGTGCTCGCGTGCGCGGACCACGAGCGGGCGAAAGCGGTGCAGCAGGCGACGTCGAACCAGTATTTCCGGCCCTACACCAACACCGACGTGGTGGGCTGCGAGCTGGGCGGCGCGTGCAAGAACGTGATCGCGCTCAGCTGCGGGATGGCCGCCGGGATGGGCCTCGGCGCGAACACGATGGCGACGCTGATCACGCGCGGTCTCGCCGAAATGGCGCGGCTGGGCGCGAAACTCGGCGCGGACCCGCTGACCTTCGCTGGTCTCGCCGGGCTCGGCGACCTGGTCGCGACGTGCTCGTCGCCGTTGTCGCGCAACCGCACCTTCGGCGAACGGCTCGGCCGGGGCGAAACGCTGGCCGAGGCGCAGGCGGCGACCGGGGGACAGGTCGCGGAGGGCGTCGCGTCGTGCTCGTCGATCCGCGAACTGGCGCAGCGGCACGGGGCCGACATGCCGATCACGGACGCGATGTACCGGGTGTGCCACGAGGGCGTCGACCCGCGGCAGGCGGGCGCGGAGCTGCTGGGGCGGTCGCGGAAACCGGAGTGGCGCTGA
- a CDS encoding NUDIX hydrolase, translating to MSVDVRAAGAVLWRRAGAGIEVAVVHRPRYDDWSLPKGKVDPGETIAATAVREIAEETGFRAVLGRYVAQTTYEVPAKNNGRMLRKSVDYFSGEAVAGAFEPNEEVDELRWLPPIEAERLLTRPADVRVLREFCALPPALTTVLLVRHAKAGKREDWTGDDDLRPLSEAGQRQAAALRDLLPLFGPDRVFSAPRLRCVQTVGGIADALGVEVRHEPLLSEEGYWPDPLLGIRRLLAIAADGGTPLISSQGGVIPDLVSALADRDGLELPAARDGVVPSKKGSLWVLSFCPGDDGPVLVSADYYPSPLPAPVPSAG from the coding sequence ATGAGCGTGGACGTCCGGGCCGCCGGCGCGGTGCTCTGGCGCCGCGCGGGGGCGGGGATCGAGGTCGCCGTCGTGCACCGGCCCCGCTACGACGATTGGTCGCTGCCGAAGGGAAAGGTCGACCCCGGCGAGACGATCGCGGCCACCGCGGTGCGCGAGATCGCCGAGGAGACCGGGTTCCGCGCGGTGCTGGGCCGCTATGTCGCGCAGACGACGTACGAGGTGCCCGCGAAGAACAACGGGCGGATGCTGCGCAAGAGCGTCGACTACTTCAGCGGCGAAGCCGTCGCGGGGGCTTTCGAGCCCAACGAAGAGGTCGACGAACTGCGCTGGCTGCCGCCGATCGAGGCCGAACGGCTGCTCACCCGCCCGGCGGATGTCCGCGTGCTGCGCGAGTTCTGCGCCCTCCCGCCCGCGCTGACGACGGTGTTGCTGGTGCGGCACGCCAAAGCGGGCAAACGCGAAGACTGGACCGGCGACGACGACCTCCGTCCGCTCTCCGAAGCCGGGCAACGCCAAGCCGCGGCACTGCGAGACCTGCTGCCGCTCTTCGGCCCGGATCGGGTGTTCTCCGCGCCGCGACTGCGGTGCGTGCAGACCGTCGGCGGCATCGCGGACGCGCTCGGCGTCGAGGTGCGGCACGAACCGCTGCTGTCGGAGGAGGGCTACTGGCCCGACCCGCTGCTCGGAATCCGCCGCCTGCTGGCGATCGCGGCCGACGGCGGCACCCCGCTGATCAGCAGCCAGGGCGGGGTGATCCCGGACCTGGTGAGCGCGCTGGCGGACCGGGACGGCCTCGAACTGCCCGCCGCCCGCGACGGGGTGGTGCCGAGCAAGAAGGGCTCGCTGTGGGTCCTGTCGTTCTGCCCCGGCGACGACGGCCCGGTTCTGGTGAGCGCGGACTATTACCCGAGCCCGCTGCCCGCCCCGGTTCCTTCGGCAGGCTGA
- a CDS encoding 1-acyl-sn-glycerol-3-phosphate acyltransferase: MARREKGGFWVGLAAAAFYPLTAIGKRVYLGAEKIPREGAAVLVMNHISHLDPAVDAVFVHRQKRVPRFFLKASLQDVPVFGRIVTGSGQIPVARGSSAASDSLKAAHQALQEGKVIVIYPEGTISKDPLGWPKEAYTGAARLALQNDVPVIPIARWGTNQIFNGYTGKFTPFPRKTVTHLVGDPIDLSAYRGGNPRSASMLREVTALLMDEVTRLLVQIRQEEPPVKPEPDQAVTKTETKTEKPEDGA, from the coding sequence GTGGCACGGCGTGAGAAGGGCGGATTCTGGGTGGGGCTGGCCGCCGCCGCGTTCTACCCGCTGACCGCGATCGGCAAGCGCGTGTACCTCGGTGCGGAGAAAATCCCCCGGGAAGGGGCCGCGGTGCTGGTGATGAACCACATCTCGCACCTCGACCCGGCGGTCGACGCGGTGTTCGTGCACCGGCAGAAGCGGGTGCCGCGGTTCTTCCTCAAGGCGAGCCTGCAGGACGTGCCGGTCTTCGGCCGGATCGTGACCGGGTCCGGGCAGATCCCGGTGGCGCGCGGGTCGAGCGCGGCGAGCGACAGCCTCAAAGCCGCGCACCAGGCGCTGCAGGAGGGGAAGGTCATCGTGATCTACCCCGAGGGCACCATCTCGAAGGACCCGCTGGGCTGGCCCAAGGAGGCCTACACCGGCGCGGCGCGGCTCGCGCTGCAGAACGACGTCCCGGTGATCCCGATCGCGCGCTGGGGCACCAACCAGATTTTCAACGGCTACACCGGGAAGTTCACGCCGTTCCCGCGCAAGACGGTGACGCACCTGGTCGGCGACCCGATCGACCTGTCGGCGTACCGGGGCGGGAACCCGCGCAGCGCTTCGATGCTGCGCGAGGTCACCGCGCTGCTGATGGACGAGGTGACCCGGCTGCTGGTGCAGATCCGGCAGGAGGAGCCGCCGGTCAAACCGGAACCGGACCAGGCGGTGACCAAGACCGAGACCAAGACCGAGAAGCCGGAGGACGGTGCCTGA
- the leuD gene encoding 3-isopropylmalate dehydratase small subunit, producing the protein MEPFTQHTGIGVPLRRSNVDTDQIIPAVYLKRVTRTGFEDGLFAAWRAQEDFILNQEPFKNGSVLVAGPDFGTGSSREHAVWALLDYGFRVVISSRFADIFRGNSGKGGLVAAQCEQSDVELLWKLLENEPGTEVSVDLEAKTVRAKDFTAPFQIDDYVRWRLLEGLDDIALTLRHAGDIDAFEAQRPSWKPATLPAATS; encoded by the coding sequence ATGGAACCGTTCACCCAGCACACCGGGATCGGGGTCCCGCTGCGCCGGTCCAACGTGGACACTGACCAGATCATCCCGGCCGTCTACCTCAAGCGCGTGACCCGCACCGGATTCGAGGACGGGCTGTTCGCCGCCTGGCGCGCGCAGGAGGACTTCATCCTGAATCAGGAACCGTTCAAGAACGGCTCCGTGCTCGTCGCCGGGCCGGACTTCGGCACCGGTTCGTCGCGCGAGCACGCCGTGTGGGCGTTGCTGGACTACGGCTTCCGGGTCGTCATCTCGTCCCGTTTCGCCGACATCTTCCGCGGCAACTCCGGCAAGGGCGGCCTCGTCGCCGCGCAGTGCGAGCAGTCGGACGTCGAACTGCTCTGGAAGCTGCTGGAGAACGAGCCCGGCACCGAGGTGTCGGTGGACCTCGAAGCCAAGACCGTGCGGGCCAAGGACTTCACCGCGCCCTTCCAGATCGACGACTACGTCCGCTGGCGGCTGCTCGAAGGGCTCGACGACATCGCGCTGACCCTGCGCCACGCGGGGGACATCGACGCGTTCGAGGCACAGCGGCCTTCGTGGAAGCCCGCGACGCTGCCCGCCGCGACCTCCTGA
- a CDS encoding RNA degradosome polyphosphate kinase produces the protein MGSVSTEDGSTPARRRVKSGSSATPSSPAPRTAGGKATSRASADTAAARRAKSKAAAAEDNAKPAKRKTAGSSALRTTAKKPAAPPAVSKPAVRSRRTTTESGEEFRSVPSAPPAVTSAPTAVESLPDDRYFNRELSWLDFNARVLALAEDESQPLLERAKFLAIFASNLDEFYMVRVAGLKRRDETGLSVRSADGLTPREQLDYIAKRNQDLVERHTAAFEEHLRPQLAEQDIRIVGWSDLSGADQLRLSSYFSEQIFPVLTPLAVDPAHPFPYISGLSLNLAVTVRDPQGGLERFARVKVPSNVPRLMRVETERGNRSATFLPLEELISAHLSDLFTGMEVTEHHVFRVTRNADFEVEEDRDEDLLQALERELAQRRFGPPVRLEVAQDMSEHMLELLLRELEVDPEDVVEVPGLLDLTCLFQLSAVDRKELKDRPFVPATHPAFGERETPKSVFATLREGDVLVHHPYDSFSTSVQRFIEQAAADSKVLAIKQTLYRTSGDSPIVDALIDAAEAGKQVVALVEIKARFDEQANITWARTLERAGVHVVYGLVGLKTHCKVSMVVRQEGSTIRRYCHIGTGNYNPKTARLYEDLGLLTADPSIGADITDLFNVLTGYSRQDTYRTILTSPHGIRRGIVRAIGEEIELARAGLEAGIRIKCNSLVDEQVIDALYHASQAGVPVDVVVRGICSLKPGVEGLSENIRVRSILGRFLEHSRVFHFRAGGTHWIGSADMMHRNLDRRIEALVRVKDPKLTRQLDEVFDSALDPHTRCWVLSSSGEWQPFPAAGSQVRDHQLELAKRHGAVG, from the coding sequence ATGGGCAGCGTGAGCACAGAAGACGGCAGCACTCCGGCCCGGCGGCGTGTGAAGAGCGGCAGCAGCGCGACCCCTTCGTCCCCCGCCCCGCGCACCGCGGGCGGGAAGGCGACCTCGCGCGCGAGCGCCGACACCGCGGCGGCCCGCCGGGCGAAATCCAAGGCCGCCGCGGCGGAGGACAACGCCAAACCCGCCAAGCGCAAGACCGCCGGGTCGAGCGCGCTGCGCACCACGGCGAAGAAACCCGCCGCGCCGCCCGCCGTCTCCAAGCCCGCCGTCCGCTCGCGCCGGACCACGACCGAGAGCGGCGAGGAATTCCGTTCCGTTCCCTCGGCCCCGCCCGCCGTCACGTCCGCGCCCACCGCCGTCGAATCGCTTCCCGACGACCGGTATTTCAACCGCGAGCTGTCCTGGCTCGACTTCAACGCCCGCGTGCTCGCGCTGGCCGAGGACGAATCGCAGCCGCTGCTCGAACGGGCCAAGTTCCTCGCCATTTTCGCGTCCAATTTGGACGAGTTCTACATGGTCCGGGTCGCCGGGCTGAAACGGCGCGACGAAACCGGCCTGTCGGTGCGCAGCGCGGACGGGCTCACGCCGCGCGAGCAGCTGGACTACATCGCCAAGCGCAACCAGGACCTCGTCGAACGGCACACCGCCGCGTTCGAGGAGCACCTGCGCCCGCAGCTGGCCGAGCAGGACATCCGGATCGTCGGCTGGTCCGACCTGTCGGGGGCCGACCAGCTCCGGCTGTCGAGCTACTTCTCCGAGCAGATCTTCCCGGTGCTCACGCCGCTCGCCGTCGACCCGGCGCACCCGTTCCCGTACATCTCCGGGCTGTCGCTCAACCTCGCGGTCACCGTGCGGGATCCGCAGGGCGGGCTCGAACGCTTCGCCCGGGTGAAGGTGCCGAGCAACGTGCCGCGGCTGATGCGCGTGGAAACCGAACGCGGCAACCGGTCCGCGACCTTCCTGCCGCTCGAGGAACTGATCTCCGCGCACCTGAGCGATCTGTTCACCGGCATGGAGGTCACCGAGCACCACGTCTTCCGCGTCACCCGCAACGCCGACTTCGAGGTCGAGGAAGACCGCGACGAGGACCTGTTGCAGGCCTTGGAACGCGAGCTGGCGCAGCGCCGGTTCGGCCCGCCGGTGCGGCTCGAGGTCGCGCAGGACATGAGCGAGCACATGCTCGAACTCCTGCTGCGCGAGCTGGAAGTGGACCCCGAGGACGTCGTCGAGGTGCCCGGACTGCTCGACCTGACCTGCCTGTTCCAGCTGTCGGCGGTCGACCGCAAGGAGCTGAAGGACCGGCCGTTCGTGCCCGCGACGCATCCGGCGTTCGGCGAACGCGAGACGCCCAAGAGCGTGTTCGCGACGCTGCGCGAGGGCGACGTCCTGGTGCACCACCCGTACGATTCGTTCTCCACGAGCGTGCAGCGGTTCATCGAACAGGCCGCCGCCGACTCGAAGGTGCTGGCGATCAAGCAGACGCTGTACCGGACCTCGGGCGATTCGCCGATCGTGGACGCGCTGATCGACGCCGCCGAGGCGGGCAAGCAGGTCGTGGCGCTGGTGGAGATCAAGGCCCGGTTCGACGAACAGGCCAACATCACCTGGGCGCGCACGCTGGAGCGCGCGGGCGTGCACGTCGTGTACGGCTTGGTGGGCCTCAAAACGCACTGCAAGGTGTCGATGGTGGTGCGGCAGGAGGGTTCGACCATCCGCCGCTACTGCCACATCGGCACCGGCAACTACAACCCGAAGACCGCGCGGCTGTACGAGGACCTCGGCCTGCTCACCGCGGACCCGAGCATCGGCGCGGACATCACCGACCTGTTCAACGTCCTCACCGGCTACTCGCGCCAGGACACCTACCGCACGATCCTCACGTCGCCGCACGGCATCCGGCGCGGCATCGTGCGCGCGATCGGCGAGGAGATCGAACTCGCGCGCGCCGGGCTCGAAGCGGGCATCCGGATCAAGTGCAATTCGCTCGTCGACGAGCAGGTGATCGACGCGCTGTACCACGCTTCGCAGGCCGGGGTCCCGGTCGACGTGGTGGTGCGCGGGATCTGCTCGCTGAAGCCGGGCGTCGAGGGATTGAGCGAGAACATCCGGGTCCGCTCGATCCTCGGCCGGTTCCTCGAGCATTCGCGGGTGTTCCACTTCCGCGCGGGCGGCACGCACTGGATCGGCAGCGCGGACATGATGCACCGCAACCTCGACCGGCGGATCGAGGCGCTGGTGCGGGTCAAGGACCCGAAGCTGACGCGGCAGCTGGACGAGGTGTTCGATTCGGCGCTCGACCCGCACACGCGCTGCTGGGTGCTCAGTTCGTCGGGCGAATGGCAGCCGTTCCCGGCCGCCGGTTCGCAGGTGCGCGACCACCAGCTCGAACTCGCGAAGCGGCACGGGGCCGTCGGATGA
- the leuC gene encoding 3-isopropylmalate dehydratase large subunit — protein sequence MTSPTGKARTLAEKVWDSHLVRRGEGAEPDLLYIDLHLVHEVTSPQAFDGLRLAGRKVRRPDLTIATEDHNVPTVDIDLPIADPVSRTQVDTLRRNCKEFGVRLHPMGDAEQGIVHVIGPQLGLTQPGTTVVCGDSHTSTHGAFGAMAFGIGTSEVEHVLATQTLPLRPFKTMAINVDGTLQPGVTAKDVILAVIAKIGTGGGQGYVLEYRGKAIEELSMEARMTICNMSIEAGARAGMIAPDETTFEYLKGRPHAPKGEEWDAAVAAWRELRTDEGAEFDAEVHLDADQLTPFVTWGTNPGQGLPLGESVPDPAEIPDDNARFAAEKALSYMDLKPGTPLREIAVDTVFLGSCTNGRIEDLRAAAEVLRGRKVADSVRMLVVPGSMRVRKAAEEEGLDKIFAEAGAEWRQAGCSMCLGMNPDQLAPGERSASTSNRNFEGRQGKGGRTHLVSPLVAAATAVRGTLSSPADLTA from the coding sequence AAGTGACCAGCCCGCAGGCGTTCGACGGACTGCGGCTGGCCGGGCGGAAGGTGCGCCGCCCCGACCTCACCATCGCCACCGAGGACCACAACGTCCCCACGGTGGACATCGACCTGCCGATCGCCGACCCGGTGTCGCGCACGCAGGTCGACACGCTTCGCCGCAACTGCAAGGAGTTCGGCGTCCGGCTGCACCCGATGGGCGACGCCGAACAGGGCATCGTGCACGTGATCGGACCGCAGCTCGGCCTGACCCAGCCCGGCACCACCGTGGTGTGCGGCGACAGTCACACCTCGACGCACGGCGCGTTCGGCGCGATGGCCTTCGGCATCGGCACCTCCGAGGTCGAGCACGTGCTCGCCACCCAGACGCTGCCGCTGCGGCCGTTCAAGACGATGGCGATCAACGTCGACGGCACGCTGCAGCCGGGCGTCACCGCCAAGGACGTGATCCTCGCCGTGATCGCCAAAATCGGCACCGGCGGCGGACAGGGCTACGTCCTCGAGTACCGCGGCAAGGCCATCGAAGAGCTGTCGATGGAAGCCCGGATGACCATCTGCAACATGTCGATCGAGGCGGGCGCGCGGGCAGGCATGATCGCGCCGGACGAGACGACCTTCGAGTACCTGAAGGGCCGTCCGCACGCGCCGAAGGGCGAGGAGTGGGACGCCGCCGTCGCCGCCTGGCGCGAGCTGCGCACCGACGAGGGCGCGGAATTCGACGCCGAGGTCCACCTCGACGCGGACCAGCTGACGCCGTTCGTGACGTGGGGCACCAACCCCGGACAGGGCCTGCCGCTGGGCGAATCGGTGCCGGACCCGGCCGAGATCCCGGACGACAACGCGCGCTTCGCCGCCGAGAAGGCGCTGTCCTATATGGATCTGAAGCCGGGCACCCCGCTGCGCGAGATCGCGGTCGACACCGTGTTCCTCGGCTCCTGCACCAACGGCCGGATCGAGGACCTGCGCGCGGCGGCCGAGGTGCTGCGCGGGCGCAAGGTGGCCGATTCGGTCCGGATGCTCGTGGTGCCCGGTTCGATGCGGGTGCGCAAGGCCGCCGAGGAAGAGGGCCTGGACAAGATCTTCGCCGAGGCGGGAGCCGAATGGCGGCAGGCCGGTTGCTCCATGTGTCTCGGGATGAACCCGGACCAGCTCGCCCCCGGCGAGCGCAGTGCGTCCACCTCCAACCGCAACTTCGAGGGACGGCAGGGCAAGGGCGGGCGCACGCACCTGGTCTCGCCGCTCGTGGCCGCCGCCACCGCCGTGCGCGGGACGCTGTCCTCGCCCGCCGACCTGACTGCCTGA
- a CDS encoding cysteine dioxygenase family protein → MFAVPDNTLLRPENPALRHPVRVAVDVAADRERWGGLLRYDPDERFSALVERTEDQEIWLLSWLPGQHTDLHDHAFATGAFTVVSGRLTETVARRAPGGRAVTEVHGLSAGQSRVFGPGYVHEVRNDGPDPAISVHVYRQGGRQMRSFQADPVDGPFRV, encoded by the coding sequence ATGTTCGCCGTCCCGGACAACACCCTGCTGCGTCCCGAGAACCCCGCCCTGCGCCACCCGGTCCGCGTCGCCGTCGACGTGGCCGCCGACCGGGAACGCTGGGGCGGCCTGCTGCGCTACGACCCCGACGAGCGGTTCTCCGCCCTCGTCGAACGCACCGAGGACCAGGAGATCTGGCTGCTCAGCTGGCTTCCCGGCCAGCACACCGACCTGCACGACCACGCCTTCGCGACCGGCGCGTTCACCGTCGTGTCCGGGCGGCTGACCGAAACCGTCGCGCGACGCGCCCCGGGCGGGCGCGCGGTCACCGAGGTGCACGGGCTGTCCGCCGGGCAGTCGCGGGTGTTCGGGCCGGGCTACGTGCACGAGGTGCGCAACGACGGCCCGGACCCGGCGATCAGCGTGCACGTCTACCGCCAGGGCGGCAGGCAGATGCGGTCGTTCCAGGCGGACCCGGTGGACGGGCCGTTCCGGGTGTGA
- a CDS encoding asparaginase yields the protein MTRIAVAALGGTISMAPGRSLEDGVVPRLSAEDLLGDLGSRLPMELTAATLAGMSSSSMDYATLARTRQWGVEQIEAGADGLVVVQGTDTLEETAYLFDLTWPSDAPVVITGAMRNPSLPSPDGQANILAALTVAADPRSRGRGALVAFNDDVHAARWVRKTHSSHVETFSSRPAGPLGMVAEGAVHYFHPSPPRPPVLPGAETVDLVPLLESGLDDSGELLSLVLDGGARGVVLAANGVGHVSTGTADVLAAAEVPIVVASRTGAGPTFRSTYGFPGSESSLIRMGATMAGWLCPRKSRVLLQTLLAAGASREEIERQFRLRGDLDR from the coding sequence ATGACTCGCATCGCCGTCGCCGCGCTGGGCGGCACCATCTCGATGGCTCCCGGACGTTCGCTCGAAGACGGCGTCGTGCCGCGGCTGAGCGCCGAGGACCTGCTGGGAGACCTGGGTTCCCGGCTGCCGATGGAGCTCACCGCGGCGACGCTCGCCGGGATGTCGAGCTCGTCGATGGACTACGCGACACTCGCGCGGACCCGGCAGTGGGGCGTCGAGCAGATCGAAGCGGGCGCGGACGGTCTCGTGGTGGTGCAGGGCACTGACACGCTGGAGGAAACGGCGTATCTGTTCGACCTCACGTGGCCGTCCGACGCGCCGGTGGTGATCACCGGCGCGATGCGGAACCCGAGCCTGCCCAGTCCGGACGGACAGGCGAACATCCTCGCCGCGCTCACCGTCGCGGCCGATCCGCGCAGCCGCGGCCGGGGCGCTCTGGTGGCATTCAACGACGACGTGCACGCGGCGCGGTGGGTGCGGAAGACGCATTCCAGCCACGTCGAAACGTTTTCCTCGCGACCGGCGGGTCCGCTCGGCATGGTCGCCGAAGGCGCGGTGCATTACTTCCACCCGTCGCCGCCGCGGCCGCCGGTGCTGCCGGGAGCCGAAACCGTCGATCTCGTTCCGCTGCTGGAATCGGGCCTCGACGATTCGGGCGAATTGCTTTCGCTGGTACTCGACGGCGGAGCGCGCGGGGTGGTGCTCGCCGCCAACGGTGTCGGCCACGTGTCGACGGGCACGGCGGACGTGCTCGCAGCGGCGGAAGTACCGATCGTCGTCGCGTCGCGGACCGGCGCGGGGCCGACTTTCCGCAGCACGTACGGCTTTCCCGGCTCCGAATCGAGCCTGATCCGGATGGGCGCGACGATGGCCGGATGGCTGTGCCCGCGGAAATCGCGGGTCCTGTTGCAGACTCTGCTCGCCGCGGGCGCGAGCCGGGAGGAGATCGAGCGGCAGTTCAGGCTGCGCGGCGACCTCGACCGCTGA
- the cofC gene encoding 2-phospho-L-lactate guanylyltransferase, whose protein sequence is MDADLVMPLKPPAAGKSRLRGAVAAHRHAELVLALACDTLAAVTSVARVRRVLVVTPEPAALSELAGLGVELVAEPAGGGLNEALRHGAELLRADAPDGVVGALQADLPALRAVDLEQALTEAAGRRAVVFDRQGTGTTLLLSAPGKPLDPRFGTGSAELHRASGAIPLTLALPSLRSDVDTEDDLRHAAKLGLGKHTSAVFPAEGAQLR, encoded by the coding sequence GTGGACGCAGACCTGGTCATGCCGCTGAAACCGCCTGCCGCGGGCAAGTCGCGGCTGCGCGGCGCGGTCGCCGCGCACCGGCACGCCGAACTGGTGCTGGCGCTGGCCTGCGACACGCTGGCCGCGGTCACGTCGGTCGCCCGGGTCCGGCGCGTGCTCGTCGTCACCCCGGAGCCGGCCGCGCTGTCCGAATTGGCCGGTCTCGGCGTCGAACTGGTCGCCGAACCGGCGGGCGGCGGGCTCAACGAAGCGCTGCGGCACGGCGCGGAACTGCTGCGCGCGGACGCGCCGGACGGAGTAGTCGGCGCGCTCCAAGCGGATCTCCCCGCGTTGCGCGCGGTCGATCTGGAGCAGGCGCTGACCGAAGCCGCCGGCCGCCGCGCGGTGGTTTTCGACCGGCAGGGCACCGGGACCACGCTGTTGCTGTCCGCGCCGGGGAAACCTCTCGACCCGCGTTTCGGCACCGGCTCCGCGGAACTGCACCGGGCGTCCGGTGCGATTCCGCTCACTCTGGCGCTGCCGTCGCTGCGCAGCGACGTGGACACCGAAGACGATCTCCGCCACGCCGCGAAACTCGGTCTCGGCAAGCACACTTCGGCGGTGTTCCCGGCCGAAGGGGCGCAATTGCGCTGA
- a CDS encoding HU family DNA-binding protein: protein MANKAQLIEALSERLGDKKVASEAVDGLVDIIIRTVNKGEKVNITGFGVFEKRARAARTARNPRTGEAVRVKKTNVPAFRAGTTFKDVISGSKKLPKATAAKRATGTTARATTTRAASATATRSTRATAAKPAATRTRATAAKAPAKATAAKTTTRATAAKSTTTRAKAAPKATTTRAKAAAKPAAKTTAAAKTTAAAKKAPAKRTSAAKKK from the coding sequence ATGGCCAACAAGGCCCAGCTGATCGAGGCGCTGTCGGAGCGTCTGGGCGACAAAAAGGTTGCTTCGGAGGCCGTCGACGGTCTCGTCGACATCATCATCCGGACGGTCAACAAGGGCGAAAAGGTGAACATCACCGGCTTCGGGGTGTTCGAGAAGCGCGCTCGTGCCGCCCGCACCGCGCGCAACCCGCGCACCGGCGAAGCCGTGCGAGTGAAGAAGACGAACGTTCCGGCGTTCCGCGCGGGCACCACGTTCAAGGACGTGATTTCCGGTTCGAAGAAGCTGCCGAAGGCCACGGCGGCGAAGCGGGCCACCGGCACCACCGCGCGCGCCACCACCACCCGCGCCGCCTCGGCGACCGCCACGCGCAGCACCCGTGCCACCGCGGCGAAGCCCGCCGCCACGCGCACCCGCGCCACCGCGGCCAAGGCTCCCGCCAAGGCCACCGCGGCCAAGACGACGACGCGCGCCACGGCCGCGAAGTCGACCACCACCCGCGCGAAGGCGGCCCCGAAGGCCACCACCACGCGGGCGAAGGCCGCCGCCAAGCCCGCCGCCAAGACCACCGCGGCGGCGAAGACCACGGCCGCGGCCAAGAAGGCCCCGGCGAAGCGCACCTCGGCGGCCAAGAAGAAGTAG